A stretch of DNA from Miscanthus floridulus cultivar M001 unplaced genomic scaffold, ASM1932011v1 fs_276_4_5, whole genome shotgun sequence:
AGACCCAACTTCAAGCTGAACTTAACGAGCTGAGCCTAACGAGCCGAGCGGAAGTCGAAAGTCACTCAAAATCTACTTATTTTTATATTAAAGGGAAGATGAGTTCAACAGAAGCATTTTTTACTCGAGCCACCGAGCTGGCTCAACGAAATTTTTGTCAATGTGTTGTATAAGGGTATAAGCTCTCCCCTATAACCTGAAATTGAGTTTTCTCAATTTCCTATATTGTCTTTTAAGTAAAAGGTGAAAAGGTATATGGTGGAGTTGCTCTAACCatcagtctgttcgctggttggtttctgggctgataaactCGGCTGGTGcgggtttgttgtgagagaaaaacactgttagttggctgataagccctggctaaaaccaacaaacgaacaggctgaatgcaTTCTGATTTTCCATTGTCTGGCACATGAGGACACACTCGAAGGTTACTCTTTCACGAGGGAAACGACCGAAACGAATGGATTAGTCTAAACACTCAGAGAGGGAAAAAAAAGAGACAATCAAGATCCCTGCCTGTACCCAGAGCCTGGCATCTTGCCTGATGGCGAGTCCTTACTGAGCTGTGACCATCCACTCCAGAAGACACGCTTTTCATTCCAATATGCCAGGTGAAGCGTGAAGAGACTGTCAAAGCCCTTTCGTTTGTGAGCAGGTAGGGAATCCCTGGACCATTCCCACCAATCCATCAGGCCTAGTGCCTCCTCCGGGCTTGGGAGATGAATTCCCAGCGTTGAGTAGATTTCCCACCAGACGCTGGAAGAGAAGGAGCAGCACATAAGCACTGTAGTGCTCAACAGTCACTCTAGATGCCATGTTATGCAATAATGGAGGAAGTAATGATGTATGAAGGGACCAATCAAGTATATTTCAGATGAAAATTCAGTGAAGAAAATCATGCACCAAATACAACATGTTCAGAACTACATAGGAAGACAGTTCAGTTGCATCTATATGAACATCAGAGCTACTGCTCCGTTGTGATTATTCACAGTGACACCAATGTCCAAATACCCCAATAGATGCCCATCATTTGTCAGGAAAAATCAAGAAGATCATCAGGCATATATGAGTAACTGAAGCAATGGTTCAAGTAAGTGGCATAGGAATCTTCAATCAAGTTATTAGAAAACACCTCAATGCATTTTGTACCAGAAAACAATACGTTATGCAGCATTCTGTGCACAAGTAGGATATGTTCCAACAATGTGGAACAACCCCAACATTAGCTTCTACTCATGTTTCAGAAATGAAAGTTGGAGCATCAACACAACCACATATGAATCAGGATGTGGTTATTAGCCAACCTATTAACATATAAGTTCAGCGACAACTGTAGAACGCTGTATTGACAGTATCCACTGAATTCATTGATGAACCTTGATTTACTTGTGTCTGGAGCATAACAGGTGGCTTCTTATCTGGCACCATTGTCAAGGGTGCAGTCCCATCAAGCATCTTGACTACCCTTCGCATACCAGGTCGCTTCCTACAGTCCGGATGCACACAAGAGAGACCCACAAGCAGAATCCGTCGCATCTCCTCCGCAACAAATCGGCCCTGAAGCCGCTGGTCTGCAGCATCAACTAGCCTCCGACGATCCCATAGAACCCACACCCAGTCAACAACAGAGATTCCCCTCTCTGTTGGCCTCCGGCCAGTGGCCACCTCCAGAGCAAGCACACCAAAACTGTACACATCAGACCGCTCTGTTGCAACACCTGAATGCACATACTCTGGAGCAAGGTAGCCAAGTGTGCCTGCTGGCTGTGTTGTCAGCGGTAATCCACCATGGCTCACCAGACGAGCAAGTCCAAAATCACCTAGTCTGGCATTGAACTCACCATCGAGTAGCACATTAGATGACTTGATATCACGATGTAGAATCCGGCGATCACACCCATCGTGTAGATATTCAAGCGCAGAGGCGATACCAAGCACTGCCCTGAACCGTGCCTCCCACGGAAGTGTTGCTCCACCCATTGTGTGCAGCGCACAGTCAAGATTCCCATTGGGCATGAACTCATAAACAAGCACGAGCTCATCCTTACTGCAGCACCACCCAGCAAGCCGCACAAGATTGGGATGATTTGGGCAATTGAGCATGGCCGCAAGCTCACTTACAAATGATTTCGTGCACGGCCATATAGCCTGGAACCGTTTGACAGCAACTCTTGAACCAGATGGGAGCACTCCCTCATACACAGTGGCACCAGAGCCACCAATGCCAATCACATTGCCACTGTCGAAGCTCTTTGTTGCTGCTCGTACCACCTCCATAGACATCGTCCCATAAGGCTTGTCCTCGCTCGGCGGCACTGTACGCTCTTCAGTTGGGCGACGAGCTGGCCTGGAAAGCCAGACAACAGAGGCGACGATGGCAAATATAAGCAAGACCATGCCTCCAAGGACTCCACCGAGCACCTTGTAGattaggtggtggtgctggtggcttcCTGTAAGCAGCAGTGGTTTGTTGGGCGGCAGCAGTGCCTTGTTGGGCTGTGCTGGGGGCTCAGATGGCGGCGACGCGCGGGATGAGTTGGCAAAGccgaaggtgcggaaggtccaGCGTTCAATGACATGAAGCGCCGCGCCATTGCCATTGGACGCCGAGAAGCCGGCGTACATGTATGTGCGCAGGAGTCCGGAGAGGTCGGCATCAGCAGAGAGCGCGGGCTTCTCTGGGCGGCGGAACGACGAGTACGAGAGCCACACGCTGAGGCGGCGGCGTGGGGCGCGGTACTCCACCCAGGCGGTGATGGGTACGCCTGCCCTGAGGTCGACGCCGGGGCTCGCGGACGCGACGGAGAAGATGGAACCCGCGTCGAGCGCGACGTGGTTGCCGTCCGGGTCACGCAGCGCCACGTCGCGGTGGGTGTCGAACTCGACGGCTACGGTGGTGACGCCGCGGAGGTCGGCCTCGCCCTCGtccgaggcggaggaggaggggaaGAGGCCGAGG
This window harbors:
- the LOC136531097 gene encoding L-type lectin-domain containing receptor kinase S.7-like isoform X1, encoding MTTRPSVLTLLLLLAVQLPPAAAAAKHRHASESAPAPPASYLLVSWASNLTLLGSASLHPGATAVALTTPSRDGVGAGRALFSEPVRLFVPSSSAAASFSTRFTFRITPAPTYGDGLAFLLTSSRTFLGASNGFLGLFPSSSASDEGEADLRGVTTVAVEFDTHRDVALRDPDGNHVALDAGSIFSVASASPGVDLRAGVPITAWVEYRAPRRRLSVWLSYSSFRRPEKPALSADADLSGLLRTYMYAGFSASNGNGAALHVIERWTFRTFGFANSSRASPPSEPPAQPNKALLPPNKPLLLTGSHQHHHLIYKVLGGVLGGMVLLIFAIVASVVWLSRPARRPTEERTVPPSEDKPYGTMSMEVVRAATKSFDSGNVIGIGGSGATVYEGVLPSGSRVAVKRFQAIWPCTKSFVSELAAMLNCPNHPNLVRLAGWCCSKDELVLVYEFMPNGNLDCALHTMGGATLPWEARFRAVLGIASALEYLHDGCDRRILHRDIKSSNVLLDGEFNARLGDFGLARLVSHGGLPLTTQPAGTLGYLAPEYVHSGVATERSDVYSFGVLALEVATGRRPTERGISVVDWVWVLWDRRRLVDAADQRLQGRFVAEEMRRILLVGLSCVHPDCRKRPGMRRVVKMLDGTAPLTMVPDKKPPVMLQTQVNQASGGKSTQRWEFISQARRRH
- the LOC136531097 gene encoding L-type lectin-domain containing receptor kinase S.7-like isoform X2 — translated: MTTRPSVLTLLLLLAVQLPPAAAAAKHRHASESAPAPPASYLLVSWASNLTLLGSASLHPGATAVALTTPSRDGVGAGRALFSEPVRLFVPSSSAAASFSTRFTFRITPAPTYGDGLAFLLTSSRTFLGASNGFLGLFPSSSASDEGEADLRGVTTVAVEFDTHRDVALRDPDGNHVALDAGSIFSVASASPGVDLRAGVPITAWVEYRAPRRRLSVWLSYSSFRRPEKPALSADADLSGLLRTYMYAGFSASNGNGAALHVIERWTFRTFGFANSSRASPPSEPPAQPNKALLPPNKPLLLTGSHQHHHLIYKVLGGVLGGMVLLIFAIVASVVWLSRPARRPTEERTVPPSEDKPYGTMSMEVVRAATKSFDSGNVIGIGGSGATVYEGVLPSGSRVAVKRFQAIWPCTKSFVSELAAMLNCPNHPNLVRLAGWCCSKDELVLVYEFMPNGNLDCALHTMGGATLPWEARFRAVLGIASALEYLHDGCDRRILHRDIKSSNVLLDGEFNARLGDFGLARLVSHGGLPLTTQPAGTLGYLAPEYVHSGVATERSDVYSFGVLALEVATGRRPTERGISVVDWVWVLWDRRRLVDAADQRLQGRFVAEEMRRILLVGLSCVHPDCRKRPGMRRVVKMLDGTAPLTMVPDKKPPVMLQTQVNQGSSMNSVDTVNTAFYSCR